A region from the Toxotes jaculatrix isolate fToxJac2 chromosome 2, fToxJac2.pri, whole genome shotgun sequence genome encodes:
- the rgs19 gene encoding regulator of G-protein signaling 19 isoform X6: MGGGRSETSALSGAAGGRGMTTTQNSQRPNACCFCWCCCCSCSCLTVRNEEERRRRRRRKRISQDTKMETIPNCEACTKPSVEEIRLWSQSFDKLMRNPAGRNVFREFLRTEYSEENMLFWLACEDLKQEINKSAIEEKARSIYEDYISILSPKECQKILKFLLLTWRICHKHVSLDARVREVINRKMEDPTPHTFEDAQLQIYTLMHRDSYPRFLSSNIYKSLIHGGSRTSSES; this comes from the exons ATGGGGGGAGGTCGCAGCGAGACCTCGGCACTGAGCGGGGCGGCAGGGGGGCGGGGCATGACCACTACTCAGAATTCCCAGCGGCCCAACGCGTGCTGtttctgctggtgctgctgttgcAGCTGCTCATG TCTCACTGTCAGGAATGAAGAGGAGAGacggaggcggaggaggaggaagagaataTCACAGGACACCAAGATGGAAACCATACCAAACTGTGAAGCTTG CACCAAACCTTCAGTGGAAGAGATCCGGCTCTGGTCTCAGTCCTTTGACAAGCTGATGAGGAACCCGGCAGGCCGGAATGTTTTCCGGGAGTTCCTGCGGACGGAGTACAGCGAGGAGAACATGCTGTTCTGGCTGGCCTGCGAAGACCTCAAACAGGAAATCAACAAGAGCGCCATCGAGGAGAAGGCGCGCTCCATTTATGAGGACTATATTTCCATATTGTCGCCAAAAGAG tgccAAAAAATTCTCAAGTTCCTGCTTCTAACTTGGAGGATTTGCCACAAACAT GTGAGTCTGGACGCCCGGGTTCGAGAGGTGATCAACAGGAAGATGGAGGACCCGACACCTCACACGTTTGAAGACGCCCAGCTGCAGATCTACACGCTGATGCACAGGGACTCCTACCCTCGATTCCTCTCCTCCAACATCTACAAGTCGCTCATTCACGGCGGCTCACGTACCTCCTCAGAATCCTAG
- the rgs19 gene encoding regulator of G-protein signaling 19 isoform X2 translates to MCLRKRSGYRPPDLINAKIYTGPIPAERGGELAMGGGRSETSALSGAAGGRGMTTTQNSQRPNACCFCWCCCCSCSWNEEERRRRRRRKRISQDTKMETIPNCEACTKPSVEEIRLWSQSFDKLMRNPAGRNVFREFLRTEYSEENMLFWLACEDLKQEINKSAIEEKARSIYEDYISILSPKECQKILKFLLLTWRICHKHVSLDARVREVINRKMEDPTPHTFEDAQLQIYTLMHRDSYPRFLSSNIYKSLIHGGSRTSSES, encoded by the exons taCACAGGTCCGATCCCGGCCGAGCGAGGGGGCGAGCTGGCCATGGGGGGAGGTCGCAGCGAGACCTCGGCACTGAGCGGGGCGGCAGGGGGGCGGGGCATGACCACTACTCAGAATTCCCAGCGGCCCAACGCGTGCTGtttctgctggtgctgctgttgcAGCTGCTCATG GAATGAAGAGGAGAGacggaggcggaggaggaggaagagaataTCACAGGACACCAAGATGGAAACCATACCAAACTGTGAAGCTTG CACCAAACCTTCAGTGGAAGAGATCCGGCTCTGGTCTCAGTCCTTTGACAAGCTGATGAGGAACCCGGCAGGCCGGAATGTTTTCCGGGAGTTCCTGCGGACGGAGTACAGCGAGGAGAACATGCTGTTCTGGCTGGCCTGCGAAGACCTCAAACAGGAAATCAACAAGAGCGCCATCGAGGAGAAGGCGCGCTCCATTTATGAGGACTATATTTCCATATTGTCGCCAAAAGAG tgccAAAAAATTCTCAAGTTCCTGCTTCTAACTTGGAGGATTTGCCACAAACAT GTGAGTCTGGACGCCCGGGTTCGAGAGGTGATCAACAGGAAGATGGAGGACCCGACACCTCACACGTTTGAAGACGCCCAGCTGCAGATCTACACGCTGATGCACAGGGACTCCTACCCTCGATTCCTCTCCTCCAACATCTACAAGTCGCTCATTCACGGCGGCTCACGTACCTCCTCAGAATCCTAG
- the rgs19 gene encoding regulator of G-protein signaling 19 isoform X1 has translation MCLRKRSGYRPPDLINAKIYTGPIPAERGGELAMGGGRSETSALSGAAGGRGMTTTQNSQRPNACCFCWCCCCSCSCLTVRNEEERRRRRRRKRISQDTKMETIPNCEACTKPSVEEIRLWSQSFDKLMRNPAGRNVFREFLRTEYSEENMLFWLACEDLKQEINKSAIEEKARSIYEDYISILSPKECQKILKFLLLTWRICHKHVSLDARVREVINRKMEDPTPHTFEDAQLQIYTLMHRDSYPRFLSSNIYKSLIHGGSRTSSES, from the exons taCACAGGTCCGATCCCGGCCGAGCGAGGGGGCGAGCTGGCCATGGGGGGAGGTCGCAGCGAGACCTCGGCACTGAGCGGGGCGGCAGGGGGGCGGGGCATGACCACTACTCAGAATTCCCAGCGGCCCAACGCGTGCTGtttctgctggtgctgctgttgcAGCTGCTCATG TCTCACTGTCAGGAATGAAGAGGAGAGacggaggcggaggaggaggaagagaataTCACAGGACACCAAGATGGAAACCATACCAAACTGTGAAGCTTG CACCAAACCTTCAGTGGAAGAGATCCGGCTCTGGTCTCAGTCCTTTGACAAGCTGATGAGGAACCCGGCAGGCCGGAATGTTTTCCGGGAGTTCCTGCGGACGGAGTACAGCGAGGAGAACATGCTGTTCTGGCTGGCCTGCGAAGACCTCAAACAGGAAATCAACAAGAGCGCCATCGAGGAGAAGGCGCGCTCCATTTATGAGGACTATATTTCCATATTGTCGCCAAAAGAG tgccAAAAAATTCTCAAGTTCCTGCTTCTAACTTGGAGGATTTGCCACAAACAT GTGAGTCTGGACGCCCGGGTTCGAGAGGTGATCAACAGGAAGATGGAGGACCCGACACCTCACACGTTTGAAGACGCCCAGCTGCAGATCTACACGCTGATGCACAGGGACTCCTACCCTCGATTCCTCTCCTCCAACATCTACAAGTCGCTCATTCACGGCGGCTCACGTACCTCCTCAGAATCCTAG
- the rgs19 gene encoding regulator of G-protein signaling 19 isoform X3 has translation MTDVLYTGPIPAERGGELAMGGGRSETSALSGAAGGRGMTTTQNSQRPNACCFCWCCCCSCSCLTVRNEEERRRRRRRKRISQDTKMETIPNCEACTKPSVEEIRLWSQSFDKLMRNPAGRNVFREFLRTEYSEENMLFWLACEDLKQEINKSAIEEKARSIYEDYISILSPKECQKILKFLLLTWRICHKHVSLDARVREVINRKMEDPTPHTFEDAQLQIYTLMHRDSYPRFLSSNIYKSLIHGGSRTSSES, from the exons taCACAGGTCCGATCCCGGCCGAGCGAGGGGGCGAGCTGGCCATGGGGGGAGGTCGCAGCGAGACCTCGGCACTGAGCGGGGCGGCAGGGGGGCGGGGCATGACCACTACTCAGAATTCCCAGCGGCCCAACGCGTGCTGtttctgctggtgctgctgttgcAGCTGCTCATG TCTCACTGTCAGGAATGAAGAGGAGAGacggaggcggaggaggaggaagagaataTCACAGGACACCAAGATGGAAACCATACCAAACTGTGAAGCTTG CACCAAACCTTCAGTGGAAGAGATCCGGCTCTGGTCTCAGTCCTTTGACAAGCTGATGAGGAACCCGGCAGGCCGGAATGTTTTCCGGGAGTTCCTGCGGACGGAGTACAGCGAGGAGAACATGCTGTTCTGGCTGGCCTGCGAAGACCTCAAACAGGAAATCAACAAGAGCGCCATCGAGGAGAAGGCGCGCTCCATTTATGAGGACTATATTTCCATATTGTCGCCAAAAGAG tgccAAAAAATTCTCAAGTTCCTGCTTCTAACTTGGAGGATTTGCCACAAACAT GTGAGTCTGGACGCCCGGGTTCGAGAGGTGATCAACAGGAAGATGGAGGACCCGACACCTCACACGTTTGAAGACGCCCAGCTGCAGATCTACACGCTGATGCACAGGGACTCCTACCCTCGATTCCTCTCCTCCAACATCTACAAGTCGCTCATTCACGGCGGCTCACGTACCTCCTCAGAATCCTAG
- the rgs19 gene encoding regulator of G-protein signaling 19 isoform X4, whose product MCLRKRSGYRPPDLINAKIYTGPIPAERGGELAMGGGRSETSALSGAAGGRGMTTTQNSQRPNACCFCWCCCCSCSCLTVRNEEERRRRRRRKRISQDTKMETIPNCEACTKPSVEEIRLWSQSFDKLMRNPAGRNVFREFLRTEYSEENMLFWLACEDLKQEINKSAIEEKARSIYEDYISILSPKEVSLDARVREVINRKMEDPTPHTFEDAQLQIYTLMHRDSYPRFLSSNIYKSLIHGGSRTSSES is encoded by the exons taCACAGGTCCGATCCCGGCCGAGCGAGGGGGCGAGCTGGCCATGGGGGGAGGTCGCAGCGAGACCTCGGCACTGAGCGGGGCGGCAGGGGGGCGGGGCATGACCACTACTCAGAATTCCCAGCGGCCCAACGCGTGCTGtttctgctggtgctgctgttgcAGCTGCTCATG TCTCACTGTCAGGAATGAAGAGGAGAGacggaggcggaggaggaggaagagaataTCACAGGACACCAAGATGGAAACCATACCAAACTGTGAAGCTTG CACCAAACCTTCAGTGGAAGAGATCCGGCTCTGGTCTCAGTCCTTTGACAAGCTGATGAGGAACCCGGCAGGCCGGAATGTTTTCCGGGAGTTCCTGCGGACGGAGTACAGCGAGGAGAACATGCTGTTCTGGCTGGCCTGCGAAGACCTCAAACAGGAAATCAACAAGAGCGCCATCGAGGAGAAGGCGCGCTCCATTTATGAGGACTATATTTCCATATTGTCGCCAAAAGAG GTGAGTCTGGACGCCCGGGTTCGAGAGGTGATCAACAGGAAGATGGAGGACCCGACACCTCACACGTTTGAAGACGCCCAGCTGCAGATCTACACGCTGATGCACAGGGACTCCTACCCTCGATTCCTCTCCTCCAACATCTACAAGTCGCTCATTCACGGCGGCTCACGTACCTCCTCAGAATCCTAG
- the rgs19 gene encoding regulator of G-protein signaling 19 isoform X5 produces the protein MCLRKRSGYRPPDLINAKIYTGPIPAERGGELAMGGGRSETSALSGAAGGRGMTTTQNSQRPNACCFCWCCCCSCSWNEEERRRRRRRKRISQDTKMETIPNCEACTKPSVEEIRLWSQSFDKLMRNPAGRNVFREFLRTEYSEENMLFWLACEDLKQEINKSAIEEKARSIYEDYISILSPKEVSLDARVREVINRKMEDPTPHTFEDAQLQIYTLMHRDSYPRFLSSNIYKSLIHGGSRTSSES, from the exons taCACAGGTCCGATCCCGGCCGAGCGAGGGGGCGAGCTGGCCATGGGGGGAGGTCGCAGCGAGACCTCGGCACTGAGCGGGGCGGCAGGGGGGCGGGGCATGACCACTACTCAGAATTCCCAGCGGCCCAACGCGTGCTGtttctgctggtgctgctgttgcAGCTGCTCATG GAATGAAGAGGAGAGacggaggcggaggaggaggaagagaataTCACAGGACACCAAGATGGAAACCATACCAAACTGTGAAGCTTG CACCAAACCTTCAGTGGAAGAGATCCGGCTCTGGTCTCAGTCCTTTGACAAGCTGATGAGGAACCCGGCAGGCCGGAATGTTTTCCGGGAGTTCCTGCGGACGGAGTACAGCGAGGAGAACATGCTGTTCTGGCTGGCCTGCGAAGACCTCAAACAGGAAATCAACAAGAGCGCCATCGAGGAGAAGGCGCGCTCCATTTATGAGGACTATATTTCCATATTGTCGCCAAAAGAG GTGAGTCTGGACGCCCGGGTTCGAGAGGTGATCAACAGGAAGATGGAGGACCCGACACCTCACACGTTTGAAGACGCCCAGCTGCAGATCTACACGCTGATGCACAGGGACTCCTACCCTCGATTCCTCTCCTCCAACATCTACAAGTCGCTCATTCACGGCGGCTCACGTACCTCCTCAGAATCCTAG